In one window of Nicotiana tabacum cultivar K326 chromosome 12, ASM71507v2, whole genome shotgun sequence DNA:
- the LOC107814372 gene encoding uncharacterized protein LOC107814372: MAVDMNVKELLVIGDSDLLIHQVQGEWSTKNVKILSYLHCVKEISKKFTKIEFKHIPRIQNEFADALATLSSMIQHPDKNCIDPIRVGIRDQHAYYFHVDEEPDDKPWYHDIGRFLTTRKYPENATNSQKRALRTLANHFFLNGEILYRRTPDMGLLRCVDVAEETKLLEEIHAGTCGPHMNGFTLAKKILRAGYFRMTMESDSILYVQKCHQCQIHGDFIRILPNE, from the coding sequence atggcagtcgacatgaacgtcAAAGAACTTTTGGTCATAGGGGATTCCGATCTATTGATACACCAAGTCCAAGGGGAATGGTCCACCAAAAATGTCAAGATCCTGTCATACCTGCACTGCGTAAAAGAGATATCCAAGAAGTTCACGAAGATTGAGTTCAAGCACATTCCcaggattcagaatgagttcgctgACGCCCTTGCAACTCTATCATCCATGAttcagcatccagacaagaactgcATCGACCCTATCAGGGTAGGGATCAGGGATCAACATGCATATTACTTCCATGTAGATGAAGAGCCAGATGATAAACCATGGTACCATGACATTGGGAGATTCCTTACAACCAGAAAGTACCCGGAGAATGCTACTAATAGTCAGAAGCGAGCCCTCAGGACGTTGGCAAATCACTTTTTCCTTAACGGGGAAATCTTGTACAGGAGGACCCCAGACATgggtttgttgagatgtgtagatgTCGCTGAGGAGACCAAGTTATTGGAAGAAATACATGCAGGAacgtgcggaccccacatgaatgggttcACATTAGCCAAGAAGATCTTGAGAGCTGGATACTTTCGGATGACTATGGAAAGTGACAGTATCCTCTACGTAcagaagtgtcaccagtgccagatTCACGGGGATTTCATTCGAATTTTGCCGAATGAGTAG